In Vicinamibacterales bacterium, a single genomic region encodes these proteins:
- a CDS encoding glycosyltransferase family 39 protein: protein MTDRRMRRAATIRHHAGAACAAAACIAVAWSAILALSGGISVHTGVSRFVARDPIRPLYVAAAFAGIAWPLLGTPESRRLLRRLAGDAGRLPARVAAVAAAATLVVSIAWSTRAAGGSDSSCYVLQAEAFAHGRASLPPPLPLASAIVPPAAFAPIGFVPSPAPPHDAVPICAAGLALAMVPAALVSRDAVFLVVPLFAVLAVWCTFRLGRALHSDLAGAGAAVLLACSPIFLYQAVQPMSDVPAAALWLAALVGLSAAGENEPARGRAAREIAAGLCASAAVLMRPNMAVLALPLLALLPWRAASWLRFAGASLPALAAMLALNAVRYGSPLASGYGATDVLFALAHVGPNLSRYPRWLFETHTPLVALAAIAPLLPWRREQRRIVLVAAASAALTVATYLAYTVFDDWWYLRFLLPALPPMLVLAMLVVMRLLQLLPRVRPWAIGAAAAVVVLTLGAWFVHVAGRRAVFELAILESRFRLAGDYAGRALTEQAVVLAVQQSGSVRYYGRRASLTWDAIAADRLDEVIDALRASGRVAIFALEDAEQARFRARFRGQRYGRLDWAPFAEVHAPTRVRFFDPRQRAPFQAGERYPVEIVGRVGRR, encoded by the coding sequence ATGACGGATAGACGCATGCGCCGCGCCGCCACTATACGACACCACGCCGGAGCGGCGTGCGCCGCCGCCGCGTGCATCGCGGTGGCGTGGTCCGCCATCCTCGCGCTGTCGGGCGGCATCAGCGTGCACACCGGCGTCTCGCGCTTCGTGGCGCGCGATCCGATCCGTCCGCTGTACGTCGCCGCGGCGTTCGCCGGGATCGCGTGGCCGCTGCTCGGCACGCCCGAGTCGCGTCGCCTCCTGCGCCGGCTCGCCGGGGATGCCGGCCGCCTCCCCGCCCGTGTCGCGGCGGTGGCCGCGGCGGCGACGCTCGTCGTGTCGATTGCCTGGAGCACGCGTGCGGCGGGCGGTTCCGATTCCTCCTGCTACGTGCTGCAGGCGGAGGCGTTCGCGCACGGCCGCGCCAGTCTGCCGCCGCCGCTGCCGCTGGCGTCCGCGATCGTTCCGCCGGCGGCGTTCGCGCCAATCGGCTTCGTGCCGTCGCCGGCGCCGCCGCACGACGCGGTGCCGATCTGCGCGGCGGGGCTCGCGCTCGCCATGGTTCCCGCCGCGCTCGTCAGCCGCGACGCCGTCTTCCTCGTCGTCCCGCTGTTCGCGGTGCTGGCCGTGTGGTGCACATTCCGCCTCGGGCGCGCGCTCCACAGCGACCTCGCCGGCGCGGGCGCCGCCGTGCTGCTGGCGTGCAGCCCGATCTTTCTGTATCAGGCGGTGCAGCCGATGAGCGACGTGCCGGCCGCCGCGCTGTGGCTGGCGGCGCTCGTCGGATTGAGCGCCGCCGGCGAGAACGAACCGGCGCGCGGCCGCGCGGCGCGCGAGATCGCCGCCGGACTCTGCGCGTCGGCGGCCGTCCTGATGCGCCCGAACATGGCGGTGCTCGCGCTGCCGCTGCTCGCGCTCCTGCCCTGGCGCGCGGCCTCGTGGCTGCGGTTCGCTGGCGCGTCGCTGCCGGCGCTGGCCGCGATGCTGGCGCTGAATGCGGTGCGGTACGGATCGCCGCTGGCGTCGGGGTACGGCGCGACGGACGTGCTCTTCGCGCTCGCCCACGTCGGTCCGAACCTGTCGCGGTATCCGCGGTGGCTGTTCGAGACTCACACGCCGTTGGTGGCGCTGGCGGCGATCGCGCCGCTGCTGCCGTGGCGGCGCGAGCAGCGCCGGATCGTGCTGGTGGCAGCCGCGTCCGCGGCGCTGACGGTGGCGACCTATCTCGCCTACACCGTGTTCGACGACTGGTGGTACCTCCGATTCCTGTTGCCGGCGCTGCCGCCGATGCTCGTGCTGGCGATGCTCGTGGTGATGCGGCTGCTGCAGTTGCTGCCGCGCGTGCGTCCGTGGGCGATCGGCGCCGCGGCCGCCGTGGTGGTGCTCACGCTGGGCGCGTGGTTCGTGCACGTCGCCGGGCGGCGCGCGGTGTTCGAGCTGGCGATCCTGGAGTCGCGGTTCCGTCTCGCCGGCGACTATGCCGGACGGGCGCTCACCGAGCAGGCGGTGGTGCTGGCGGTCCAGCAGAGCGGCAGCGTGCGCTATTACGGCCGGCGCGCCAGTCTGACGTGGGATGCGATTGCCGCGGATCGACTGGACGAGGTGATCGACGCGCTCCGGGCGTCGGGAAGGGTCGCGATCTTCGCGCTCGAGGACGCGGAGCAGGCGCGGTTCCGTGCGCGGTTCAGGGGGCAGCGGTACGGCCGGCTCGACTGGGCCCCGTTTGCCGAGGTGCATGCGCCGACGCGGGTGCGCTTCTTCGATCCGCGGCAGCGGGCGCCGTTCCAGGCTGGCGAGCGCTATCCGGTCGAGATTGTCGGCCGGGTTGGACGGCGGTAG
- a CDS encoding glycosyltransferase family 2 protein, translating into MRLSVIIPVYNEEQTIHEVLERVAAVDLGAIEMEIVVANDGSTDGTRRAIDDRRLPPDLPVHVYHSPINLGKGAAVRLGLAFATGDVLLIQDADLELDPNEYTRLLEPIVAGRAEIVYGSRFLAPSANVPMKSRTANRFLTMLTNLLFGGRLTDMETAYKVMRREALTGIRLRCVGFDIEPELTARLLRAGRRIVEVPISYNPRRLDEGKKMRWIDGVDAIYTLLKCRLTS; encoded by the coding sequence ATGCGTCTATCCGTCATCATCCCTGTTTACAACGAAGAGCAGACCATTCATGAAGTGCTCGAGCGCGTTGCCGCCGTGGACCTCGGCGCGATCGAGATGGAGATCGTCGTCGCCAATGACGGATCGACCGACGGCACGCGCCGCGCGATCGACGATCGGCGGCTGCCGCCGGACCTGCCGGTGCATGTCTACCACAGCCCGATCAACCTCGGAAAGGGCGCGGCCGTCCGGCTCGGCCTGGCCTTCGCCACCGGCGACGTGCTGCTCATCCAGGACGCCGACCTCGAGCTCGATCCGAACGAGTACACGCGGCTGCTCGAGCCCATCGTCGCCGGCCGCGCCGAGATCGTCTACGGATCGCGATTCCTCGCGCCCAGCGCCAACGTGCCGATGAAGTCGCGCACGGCGAACCGTTTCCTCACGATGCTCACCAACCTGCTGTTCGGCGGGCGGCTCACCGACATGGAGACCGCCTACAAAGTGATGCGGCGGGAGGCGCTCACAGGGATCCGGCTGCGCTGCGTCGGCTTCGACATCGAACCGGAGTTGACCGCGCGCCTGCTGCGCGCCGGCCGGAGGATCGTCGAGGTCCCGATCTCGTACAACCCGCGACGGCTCGACGAGGGCAAGAAGATGCGCTGGATCGACGGCGTCGACGCGATCTATACACTGCTGAAATGCCGCCTGACCTCCTGA